In one Saccharibacillus brassicae genomic region, the following are encoded:
- a CDS encoding CtsR family transcriptional regulator: protein MRNISDIIEHYLKTVLQESHGGMIEIQRNDLADRFSCVPSQINYVISTRFTLEKGYLVESKRGGGGYIRIQRIDLPMHSELHAHVHETIGSEMSQSAAEGLIYRLVEANLITGREAALMRSAVLRNTLLLKLPYRDEMRARIMKAMLIALMGQSD from the coding sequence ATGCGTAATATTTCCGATATCATCGAACATTATTTAAAAACGGTACTGCAGGAAAGTCACGGAGGCATGATCGAGATTCAGCGCAACGATTTGGCCGATCGCTTTTCCTGCGTGCCTTCGCAGATCAATTATGTCATCAGCACGCGTTTTACGTTGGAAAAAGGGTATCTGGTCGAAAGCAAACGGGGCGGAGGCGGCTATATTCGTATCCAGCGGATCGATCTGCCGATGCATTCCGAGCTGCATGCCCACGTGCACGAGACGATCGGCAGCGAGATGAGCCAATCCGCGGCCGAAGGCTTGATCTACCGGCTGGTGGAGGCGAACCTTATCACCGGGCGCGAAGCGGCGCTGATGCGTTCGGCCGTTCTGCGCAATACGCTGCTGCTCAAGCTTCCTTACCGGGACGAGATGAGAGCGCGCATCATGAAGGCGATGCTGATCGCTTTGATGGGACAATCGGACTGA
- a CDS encoding UvrB/UvrC motif-containing protein has protein sequence MLCQECQQRPATLHFTKIISGEKNEFHICEHCAREKGEMLPGHSGGFSIHNLLSGFLDFDMAGKTQSGSAAQAPRLQCEECGMTYAQFRKIGRFGCSSCYKHFDGKIDPLLKRVHGGTVHVGKVPKRGGADLQVQREIEALKQELQERIEKQEFETAAQLRDRIRELELKRSQR, from the coding sequence GTGCTTTGTCAGGAATGCCAGCAGAGGCCCGCAACCCTGCATTTTACGAAGATCATCAGCGGCGAAAAAAACGAATTCCATATTTGTGAGCACTGCGCAAGGGAAAAAGGCGAGATGCTGCCCGGCCATTCCGGCGGCTTTTCGATCCACAATCTGCTGTCCGGCTTTCTCGATTTTGATATGGCCGGCAAAACGCAGTCCGGAAGCGCGGCGCAGGCTCCGCGGCTTCAATGCGAAGAATGCGGGATGACGTATGCGCAGTTCCGCAAAATCGGGCGGTTCGGATGCAGTTCCTGCTACAAGCATTTTGACGGCAAGATCGATCCGCTGCTCAAGCGCGTTCACGGCGGTACCGTGCATGTCGGCAAAGTGCCGAAGCGCGGAGGCGCCGACCTGCAGGTGCAGCGGGAGATCGAGGCGCTCAAGCAGGAGTTGCAGGAACGGATTGAAAAACAGGAATTCGAAACGGCCGCGCAGCTCAGGGACCGCATCCGCGAACTTGAACTGAAGCGGTCCCAGCGGTAG
- a CDS encoding protein arginine kinase, with protein MSDFAFTEHALSSWMKAEGQDSDIVVSSRVRIARNLRALPFPLVASEEQAEEVRVRLVEAAEQASGELGTLHAIRLDELNEIDRQVLVEKHLVSPALANESQEAAVVLSDDESLSIMVNEEDHLRIQCLYSGFQVKRAWERATSVDDVLEAYVDYAFDDRRGYLTSCPTNVGTGLRASVMVHLPALVMTHQIGRVLNAVSQVGLTVRGIYGEGSEAQGNLFQISNQITLGQSEIEIVDNLEGIAAQIIEYERQARSRLVAESKIRLYDRVMRSYGILTHAAIIDGKEAAQRLSDLRLGVDLGWIEKLTTTLLNELTILTQPHFLQKTFGATMNAAEKDMYRAQLIRDKLVKSKE; from the coding sequence ATGTCGGATTTTGCGTTTACGGAACATGCGCTGAGCAGTTGGATGAAAGCCGAAGGCCAGGACTCCGATATCGTGGTCAGCAGCCGGGTGCGTATCGCGCGCAATTTGCGGGCGCTCCCGTTTCCGCTCGTGGCGAGCGAAGAGCAGGCCGAGGAAGTGCGCGTCCGGCTCGTCGAAGCGGCCGAACAGGCGTCAGGAGAGCTCGGGACGCTGCACGCGATCCGGCTCGACGAGCTGAACGAGATCGACCGGCAGGTGCTGGTCGAGAAACATCTGGTCAGTCCGGCGCTCGCCAACGAGTCGCAGGAAGCGGCCGTCGTCCTCAGCGACGACGAATCGCTCAGCATCATGGTCAACGAAGAAGACCATCTGCGTATTCAATGCCTGTACTCCGGCTTTCAGGTCAAGCGTGCCTGGGAGCGGGCGACGTCGGTGGACGACGTGCTGGAAGCTTACGTCGATTACGCGTTCGACGACCGGCGCGGGTATCTCACCAGCTGTCCGACAAACGTGGGCACGGGGCTCCGGGCGTCGGTCATGGTCCATCTGCCCGCTCTCGTCATGACCCACCAGATCGGCCGCGTCCTGAACGCGGTCTCCCAGGTGGGACTGACCGTTCGCGGCATCTACGGCGAAGGCAGCGAAGCGCAGGGGAATCTTTTCCAGATCTCCAACCAGATTACGCTCGGCCAGAGCGAAATCGAGATTGTGGACAACCTGGAAGGAATTGCGGCCCAGATCATCGAATATGAACGTCAAGCACGCAGCAGGCTCGTCGCGGAGTCCAAGATCCGGTTGTACGACCGGGTCATGCGCTCGTACGGCATTTTGACCCATGCCGCGATCATCGACGGCAAAGAAGCCGCTCAGCGGCTGTCCGATCTTCGGCTGGGCGTCGATCTGGGCTGGATCGAAAAGTTGACGACGACGCTGCTGAACGAGTTAACCATTTTGACGCAACCTCATTTCCTTCAGAAAACGTTCGGTGCTACAATGAATGCAGCGGAGAAAGACATGTACCGGGCGCAGCTGATCCGGGATAAGCTGGTCAAAAGCAAGGAATAA
- a CDS encoding right-handed parallel beta-helix repeat-containing protein, which translates to MKQKKNAKTAWRRIGVLGIAGLLAWQAPAMYPGASNTVYGSSAISAQSLQGVKPQNSVSVTAYGAIGNGKTDALASFNQAIKAARNQRKTLYVPPGNYLLSGMLQVTGVQIVGAGAERTVLTSTNPAAGSINLKGKNPELSQLTHVYKNTGRRDGSDNKNSVTVLGASDFAIRDVRIIGAGTAGILVRDGATDGVIAGNVIKSTRADGIHITGGSSRITVENNTVKQTGDDAIAVVSYQKDAAATSDIVIRGNSVGYASKARGISVVGGSSVTIDKNAISNTEMAGIYIAVERHWNTRSVSGVNVSGNKIVNAGTRPTDDHPNVLVFADQGSIDEVRFTGNLISDSVNAGIGVWGDGQIGNIYFTSNQITNPGGSATTFKKGEIHAEGNSGF; encoded by the coding sequence ATGAAGCAAAAGAAAAATGCGAAAACGGCGTGGAGGCGGATCGGCGTGCTCGGAATCGCAGGGCTGCTCGCTTGGCAGGCTCCGGCGATGTACCCGGGAGCGTCGAACACCGTTTACGGCAGCAGCGCGATTTCCGCGCAATCGCTGCAGGGGGTCAAACCGCAAAATTCGGTGTCCGTGACGGCTTACGGAGCGATCGGCAACGGCAAAACCGATGCTCTGGCTTCTTTTAACCAAGCGATCAAAGCCGCCCGCAATCAGCGTAAAACGCTGTACGTGCCGCCGGGCAACTACCTGCTCAGCGGGATGCTGCAGGTCACGGGCGTGCAGATCGTCGGAGCGGGTGCGGAGCGGACCGTGCTGACGTCGACGAATCCGGCCGCCGGATCGATTAATCTCAAAGGCAAAAATCCGGAATTGAGCCAGCTGACCCATGTATACAAAAATACGGGACGGCGCGACGGTTCCGATAACAAGAACAGCGTGACGGTACTGGGCGCTTCGGACTTTGCGATTCGCGACGTGCGGATTATCGGCGCCGGCACGGCCGGCATTCTGGTCCGCGACGGTGCGACCGACGGCGTCATCGCCGGCAACGTTATCAAAAGCACCCGGGCCGACGGTATCCATATCACAGGCGGCAGCAGCCGCATCACGGTCGAAAACAATACGGTGAAGCAGACCGGCGACGACGCTATCGCCGTAGTCAGCTACCAAAAAGACGCAGCAGCGACGAGCGACATCGTTATTCGGGGCAACTCGGTCGGCTACGCATCCAAGGCGCGGGGCATATCGGTCGTCGGCGGAAGTTCGGTCACGATCGACAAAAACGCGATCAGCAACACGGAAATGGCCGGCATCTACATCGCGGTCGAACGACATTGGAATACGCGAAGCGTAAGCGGCGTGAACGTGAGCGGCAACAAGATCGTGAATGCGGGAACCCGTCCGACCGACGACCATCCGAACGTGCTGGTGTTCGCGGATCAGGGCAGCATCGACGAAGTCCGGTTTACCGGCAACCTGATTTCCGATTCGGTCAATGCGGGCATCGGTGTATGGGGAGACGGGCAAATCGGCAATATTTACTTCACGTCGAACCAGATCACGAATCCGGGCGGATCGGCCACGACGTTCAAAAAAGGCGAGATCCATGCCGAAGGCAACAGCGGATTCTAA
- the clpC gene encoding ATP-dependent protease ATP-binding subunit ClpC, with translation MMFGRFTERAQKVLALAQEEAVRLGHNNIGTEHILLGLIREGEGIAAKALIGLGLGLEQIQNEVETLIGRGQEQPTNIAYTPRAKKVIELSMDEARKLGHTYVGTEHILLGLIREGEGVAARVLNNLGISLNKARQQVLQLLGSSEAVSSHHGTPANVSTPTLDSLARDLTAYAKDGNIDPVIGRSKEIERVIQVLSRRTKNNPVLIGEPGVGKTAIAEGLAQKIINNEIPETLREKRVMTLDMGSVVAGTKYRGEFEDRLKKIMDEIRQAGNVILFIDELHTLIGAGGAEGAIDASNILKPSLARGELQCIGATTLDEYRKYIEKDAALERRFQPIKVEPPSVDEAIQILHGLRDRYEAHHRVKITDEAIEQAVKLSDRYITDRFLPDKAIDLIDEAGSKVRLNSYTVPPNLKQLENRLDDIRKEKDSAVQSQEFEKAAALRDTEQKIREELEMTRNQWKEKQGRTDSEVTPEDIADVVGSWTGIPVNKLKEEETDRLLNMESLLHDRVIGQDEAVVAVSRAIRRARAGLKDPKRPMGSFIFLGPTGVGKTELARALAESMFGDENAVIRIDMSEYMEKHSTSRLVGAPPGYVGYEEGGQLTEKVRRKPYSVVLLDEIEKAHPEVFNILLQVLEDGRLTDSKGRVVDFRNTLIILTSNVGADAIRRNSTLGFTAAVDSGAEYKNMKGKVMEELKKSFRPEFLNRIDESIVFHSLDEKHIAEIVTLMSEELRKRLNEYGVNFKLTDAAKAFLAKEGYDPAYGARPLRRAIQKHIEDRLSEELLTGHVSKGDFLMIDEKDGALSVEKAEEQPAVSVEKSEE, from the coding sequence ATGATGTTTGGCAGATTTACGGAACGTGCGCAAAAAGTGCTGGCTCTTGCCCAGGAAGAAGCGGTAAGACTCGGACATAACAATATCGGCACGGAACATATCCTGCTCGGTCTGATTCGCGAAGGCGAAGGAATCGCGGCCAAAGCTTTGATCGGCCTCGGCCTCGGACTGGAACAAATCCAGAACGAAGTCGAGACGCTGATCGGGCGCGGCCAGGAACAGCCGACCAATATCGCCTATACGCCGCGCGCGAAAAAGGTCATTGAATTGTCGATGGACGAAGCGCGTAAGCTCGGCCACACGTATGTAGGCACGGAGCATATCCTGCTCGGCCTGATCCGTGAAGGCGAAGGCGTAGCGGCTCGCGTGCTGAACAACCTCGGCATCAGCCTGAACAAAGCCCGCCAGCAGGTGCTGCAGCTGCTCGGCAGCAGCGAAGCGGTATCGAGCCACCACGGCACGCCGGCCAACGTCAGTACGCCTACGCTGGACAGTCTGGCGCGCGACTTGACGGCCTATGCCAAAGACGGCAATATCGATCCGGTCATCGGCCGCAGCAAAGAGATCGAACGCGTGATCCAGGTGCTCAGCCGCCGGACCAAAAACAATCCGGTGCTGATCGGCGAACCGGGTGTCGGCAAGACCGCGATCGCGGAAGGCCTGGCGCAGAAAATCATCAATAACGAAATTCCGGAAACGCTGCGCGAAAAGCGCGTCATGACGCTCGATATGGGCTCTGTCGTGGCGGGCACCAAATACCGCGGCGAATTCGAAGACCGCCTCAAAAAAATCATGGACGAGATTCGCCAGGCGGGTAACGTCATCCTGTTCATCGACGAACTGCATACGCTGATCGGCGCAGGCGGGGCGGAAGGCGCGATCGACGCGTCGAACATCCTCAAGCCTTCGCTGGCGCGCGGAGAACTGCAGTGCATCGGGGCGACGACGCTGGACGAATACCGCAAATATATCGAGAAAGATGCCGCGCTTGAGCGCCGGTTCCAGCCGATCAAGGTAGAACCGCCTTCCGTGGACGAAGCGATTCAGATTCTCCACGGCCTGCGCGACCGTTACGAAGCGCATCACCGCGTCAAGATTACGGACGAAGCGATCGAACAAGCCGTCAAGCTGTCGGACCGTTACATCACGGACCGCTTCCTGCCGGACAAAGCGATCGACCTGATCGACGAAGCGGGTTCGAAAGTCAGACTGAACTCCTACACCGTACCGCCGAACCTCAAGCAGCTGGAAAATCGTCTCGACGATATCCGCAAAGAAAAAGATTCGGCCGTGCAGAGCCAGGAGTTCGAGAAAGCGGCTGCGCTGCGCGATACCGAGCAGAAGATCCGCGAAGAACTGGAAATGACGCGCAACCAGTGGAAAGAAAAGCAGGGACGTACCGATTCCGAAGTGACGCCCGAAGATATTGCGGACGTGGTGGGCAGCTGGACCGGCATTCCGGTCAACAAGCTCAAGGAAGAAGAGACGGACCGCCTGCTCAACATGGAAAGCCTGCTGCATGACCGGGTCATCGGCCAGGACGAAGCGGTCGTCGCCGTCAGCCGGGCAATCCGCCGCGCCCGTGCCGGCCTCAAAGATCCGAAGCGTCCGATGGGCTCCTTCATCTTCCTCGGCCCTACAGGCGTCGGCAAGACGGAGCTGGCGCGTGCGCTGGCCGAGTCGATGTTCGGCGACGAGAACGCGGTCATCCGCATCGACATGTCCGAGTACATGGAGAAGCATTCGACTTCGCGCCTCGTCGGAGCGCCTCCGGGATACGTGGGCTATGAAGAAGGCGGCCAGCTGACCGAGAAAGTACGCCGCAAGCCGTACTCCGTCGTGCTGCTGGACGAGATCGAAAAAGCGCATCCGGAAGTGTTCAACATTCTGCTGCAGGTGCTGGAAGACGGACGCCTGACCGACTCCAAAGGCCGCGTGGTCGATTTCCGCAATACGCTGATCATTCTGACGTCCAACGTCGGCGCGGACGCGATTCGCCGCAATTCGACGCTCGGCTTCACGGCCGCGGTCGACAGCGGAGCGGAATACAAGAACATGAAAGGCAAAGTCATGGAAGAGCTGAAGAAAAGCTTCCGTCCCGAGTTCCTGAACCGGATCGACGAAAGTATCGTCTTCCATTCCCTCGACGAGAAACATATCGCCGAGATCGTGACTTTGATGTCCGAAGAACTGCGCAAACGCCTGAACGAATACGGCGTGAACTTCAAGCTGACCGACGCCGCCAAAGCGTTCCTGGCCAAGGAAGGTTACGATCCGGCTTACGGCGCGCGTCCGCTGCGCCGGGCGATCCAGAAGCATATCGAGGACCGTTTGTCCGAAGAACTGCTGACGGGCCACGTCTCCAAAGGCGATTTCTTGATGATCGACGAGAAAGACGGTGCGCTGTCCGTCGAGAAAGCCGAAGAACAGCCGGCCGTATCGGTGGAGAAATCGGAAGAATAA